From the Garra rufa chromosome 17, GarRuf1.0, whole genome shotgun sequence genome, one window contains:
- the LOC141289482 gene encoding XK-related protein 8-like, producing MEESFPFRYSLLEYLFTLVGLVLFLLDIALDIWTVVSFYQDGAYVYMAVMIFLLLGSSVLLQVFSWLWYSDSLEQIETTVEKFADRHLLIKPFHFLQLGVYLRYAGLIEISTTHFVNRTNSFTEGVAVYLSHDLQMLRLFETFSESAPQLILMMSIILQRGELELITALKILTSAAAIASSVAMYHRSMRAFLPKKRKMSWISTGVYFLWNLLLIIPRVTALALFCSALPCFIIAHFLSLWMLLVLVIWRQKTSYMEPGWEWLYRAVVGLIWYFSWFNVSTESIKIKMVLYYTFIALDTAMLLGLWYWKVFEYAGCWSSLNPYVVIPTLLGLYVTGILVKIIYYRWFHPNCDEKKIAEPIEEREIRIQMACFNIESDSTPAQPPIALPNRPNRHRKMAANFYS from the exons ATGGAGGAGAGCTTCCCTTTTCGATACTCTTTATTGGAATACCTGTTTACTTTGGTGGGATTGGTATTGTTCCTGCTGGATATAGCGCTGGATATTTGGACTGTTGTGTCATTTTATCAGGATGGGGCCTATGTGTACATGGCAGTGATGATCTTCCTGCTGCTGGGCTCTTCCGTGTTGTTACAGGTGTTCAGCTGGCTCTGGTACTCTGATTCCCTAGAACAGATTGAGACTACAGTGGAGAAATTTGCAGACAGGCATTTATTGATCAAACCATTCCACTTCCTGCAGCTTGGAGTCTACCTCAG GTATGCCGGGCTAATAGAGATTTccacaacacattttgttaatCGCACTAATAGTTTCACAGAAGGGGTAGCTGTGTACCTGAGCCATGATCTTCAGATGCTTCGTCTATTTGAGACATTTTCTGAAAGCGCGCCTCAACTCATACTCATGATGTCTATAATCCTGCAAAGAGGAGAGCTGGAGCTTATTACAG CTTTAAAAATCCTCACATCAGCTGCTGCAATTGCTAGTAGCGTTGCTATGTATCATCGCAGCATGCGTGCCTTTCTTCCTAAAAAACGCAAGATGAGCTGGATCTCCACTGGCGTCTACTTCCTGTGGAACTTGTTGCTGATCATTCCCCGTGTAACTGCTCTGGCGCTCTTCTGCAGTGCATTGCCATGCTTCATCATAGCTCACTTCCTGTCCCTGTGGATGCTGCTGGTTTTAGTGATCTGGAGACAAAAAACAAGTTACATGGAGCCTGGTTGGGAATGGCTCTACAGAGCTGTTGTTGGACTCATCTGGTACTTCAGCTGGTTTAACGTATCCACAGAAAGCATCAAAATAAAGATGGTTCTCTATTATACTTTCATAGCTTTGGACACAGCGATGCTGCTGGGCCTCTGGTACTGGAAGGTGTTTGAGTATGCAGGCTGCTGGAGCTCCTTGAATCCTTATGTAGTGATCCCGACACTCTTAGGTTTGTACGTCACTGGAATACTAGTGAAAATTATATACTACAGATGGTTTCATCCCAACTGTGATGAAAAGAAAATAGCTGAACCCATTGAAGAAAGGGAGATCAGAATTCAGATGGCATGTTTTAACATAGAATCAGACTCAACTCCTGCTCAACCTCCCATTGCACTTCCCAATAGACCCAATAGACATAGGAAAATGGCTGCAAATTTTTACTCTTAG